Genomic DNA from Carnobacteriaceae bacterium zg-C25:
ACAAATAACGTGACGCTCTTGTCACTTTGAAAATGATATCACCAAAAAAGACTAACCCAACGGCTAGTCTTTTTTCATTTATTTAGCTAATTCCACTGATCGTACTTCACGAATCACTGTTATTTTAATTTGTCCTGGGTATTCTAATTCGGTTTCAATTTTTTGTTTAATATCACGTGCCAATAATGCTGTTTGCTCATCGTCCAATACATTTGGTTTAACCATAACACGTACTTCACGTCCGGCTTGAATCGCAAAACTTTTATCAATCCCCTCAAAACTACTTGAGATTTCTTCAAGTTTTTCTAAACGTTTAATGTAGTTTTCCAATGAATCACTACGTGCACCCGGTCTTGAAGCAGATAAAGCATCTGCAATCGCGACAATAACCGCAATTGTTGATGTCGCTTCAACATCACCATGGTGAGATGCAATAGCATTAACAACAATGGCATTTTCTTTATATTTTTTAGCAATTTCGGCACCAATTTCTACGTGGGTACCTTCTACTTCGTGATCAAGCGCTTTACCTAAATCGTGTAATAAACCTGCACGTTTAGCAATTGTTTCATCTTCACCAAGTTCACTTGCCATTAACGCTGATAAACGCGCTACTTCAATACTGTGGTTTAATACATTTTGACCATAACTTGTTCTAAACGCTAAGCGACCAATAATTTTAATTAAATCAGGATGTAACGTGTGGATACCTAAATCAAAAACAGCTTTTTCTCCAATTTCACGGATACGTTCATCCATTTCTTTACGTGATTTATCAACCATTTCTTCAATTCGTGCAGGATGAATACGACCGTCTTTCGTTAATTTCTCTAACGTCATTTTCGCAATTTCACGACGAATTGGATCAAAACCACTTAACACAACTGCTTCAGGTGTATCGTCAATAATCACATCAATCCCTGTCAACGTTTCAAGCGTACGGATATTACGCCCTTCACGACCAATGATACGACCTTTCATTTCATCACTTGGTAAAGAAACAACAGACACCGTATTTTCAGACACTAAATCTGAACCAGCGCGTTGCATAGCGCTTAAAATAATGTCTTTTGCTTGTTTGTCAGCAATTTCTTTTGTACGAATTTCTGACTCTTTTACCATGATTGCACGTTCATGTATCAATTGCTGTGATAAATCTGATAAAATAATGTCTTTTGCTTCGTCACGCGTTAAGCTAGCCACTTTTTCCAAAGCAACTTGCTGTTCTTCAACTAACGCTTTAACTTTTAACTCTTCTTCTTCAAGAACTTGCGTGCGTTTCAATAATGCTTCTTCTTTGGCATCAATCGTCTGCTCACGACGCAATAAGTTTTCATCTTTACGATCTAAAGTTGTTTCGCGTTGCACCAAACGTTTTTCTTGATCCACAACTTCACGACGACGTTGTTTCACTTCATCTTCCACGTTTGATTTATACTGTTGAATTTCTTCTTTAGCACTCAATAAAACCGATTTTTTTTCTGACTCGGCATTTTTTAATGTCAATTCAGCTGATTGTTGTGCATCTTGTAAAATATTTTGAGCCGTTAAACGCGCGGCTGTTAATTGTTTTTCATAAGATGCTTTACGAACAAAATAACCAACTATTATACCCAAAATAGTTGCAATTAAAACAACAATGATAGTCATTACGCTAAAACCAGCACCTTCATGTGCTCCCATAACGTCCTCCTATATTGTTTGTTAGATTAATTTCAAATCATACTAATGAAAATATATACCTGCGTATATAATACCATTTTATAGTTAATTGTACTTAATGTCAAAAAAATTATTTGAATTTTAATAAACTTTCACGCTCGTCAATGGTCAATTCACGATACGCTCCAAGCGGTAATGTCTCATCTAATTTTAAAGGTCCCATAGCAACACGCTTTAAGGCAAGAACTCGATTAGACCGCGCTAAAAACATGCGTTTGACTTGATGAAATTTACCTTCACAAATGGTGACATAGGCGGTGGTGTCATCCACAACGTCCAATGTTGCACTTTGACAAACAAACCCGTCGGACAATACAACACCATTTTTAAACGCTTCAATATCATCGCTACTCAATGGATATTCAACCGTCACATGATACACTTTTGACACATGTTTTTTTGGAGAAAGTAAACTGTGCGCTAATTGTCCATCGTTTGTTAATAAAAGTAATCCCGTTGTATCAATATCTAATCGACCAACTGGAAAAATATCTTTTGTATTTTCATTTAATAAATCCATTACCGTTGGATGCAAATTGTCTTGTGTCGCACTCACTACATTTTGCGGTTTATTTAGCATATAGTAAACATATTTTTGATAATGTAACACTTCTCCGTCCAAACATACGGTATCTTTATACTCATCGATTTGAATATCCGATTTTTTGATGACTTGATCATTTATTGTAATTCTACCTTGCTTGACAAGTTGTTTTGCTTGCGTACGCGTAGCTACACCTACTTGTCCTAAATATTTATCTAATCGCATCATTTCTCCTTACTACCTACCAAAAAAGCGTTGTTGCCAACGCTTTTCAATCGATTTGTGACTATTTTGATCATTCCAAACGTCGATATATGACACTTATCAAAGACCATTATTTTAACGCTTTAAAATAAGTTGCATTTGTCTTTTTAGACACCATGCCTTTTAAAATAGCTTCTGTGTACTCTAACGCGTCGCCTTTCATACTGTTTCTAATTTTATAAACAGATTCCAGTAGCGTTTCTTTAAGTAATAACTCTTCACGTCGTGTGCCACTTTTTTTAATGTCAATGGCTGGAAAAATACGGCGTTGTGCTAACTCACGAGATAGATGTAACTCCATATTTCCGGTTCCCTTAAACTCTTCATAAATGACATCGTCCATTCGTGAACCGGTATCAACAAGTGCAGTCGCTAAAATGGTTAAACTCCCGCCGTCTTCAATGTTACGCGCCGCACCAAAAAAGCGTTTCGGTTTATAAAATGCAGCTGGGTCTATACCACCACTTAACGTTCGTCCACTTGGCGGAATCACTAAATTGTACGCACGCGCTAAACGGGTAATACTATCCATCAAAATGATAACATCTTTTTTCTCTTCAACAAGACGCAATGCACGTTCGTAAACTAACTCAGCGATACGAATATGATTTTCAGGTTGTTGATCAAATGTCGAGTAGATAACTTCACCTTGAATGCTACGTTCCAAATCAGTAACTTCTTCAGGACGTTCATCAATCAATAAAACCATTAAATGCGCGTCGGGATAATTGGTTGAAATACCATTGGCAATCGCTTTTAAAACAGATGTTTTACCTGCTTTTGGTGGGGCAACAATTAGCCCACGCTGTCCAAAGCCAATAGGTGCCACCCAATCCATAACACGTGTTGTTAATTCTTTTTGATGGTGTTCTAACACCATTTGTGTATCTGGATAAACGGGTGTCAACGCTGGAAAATGATCACGCAATTTCGCTTGTTCGGGATCTTTACCGTTTACGTAATGCACTTGCATCAACCCATTTCTGCGTTCAGATTGTTTTGGTGGACGTGCAGTTCCTTTAACTAAATCCCCTTTTCGCAATTCAAAACGGCGAATTTGCGATCCGGAAATATAAATATCTTCTTGGCTAGGCGAATAGTTAATCGGTCTTAAAACACCTGATAGATCTTGACCATTGTAAAAAATGTCCAAAACACCTTCTGCTGTAAAAAAACCTTGCGTATTTTCTTGTTTGCGTAAAATGGCTAAACACAATTCTTTTTTACTCATTTGTGAGTAATCCGGAATAAATAGTTCTTTAGCATAATTGTATAACACTTGTAATGATTCATTCATTAATAAATCTAACGTAAAAACATCACTCATATTACACCTCAACCATCTGAATATCTGCGCCTAAACGTTGTAAATGTTCAACAATATTAGAGTACCCTCTTAAAATATGACCAACTTCAAAAATTTCCGTAGTGCCTTCTGCCATTAATGCAGCAATTAACAAACACGCACCAGCACGTAAATCACTTGCCGTTACTTGTGAGCCAACTAAACGTGTATTTGGTCCACTAATGCGAATGGTATCCCCTTCAACACGAACATTAGCGCCCATTCTTGCCAATTCAGGAATGTGTTTGGTTCGTTTTGGATAAATGGTATCAATAACTGTTCCCGTACCCGATGCTTTTAGTAGCAACGGTGTAATCGGTTGTTGTAAGTCTGTCGCAAACCCAGGGTATGGACTTGTTTTAATCGATACCATTTTTAATTGATCAGCTTTATGCACATAAATTTCATCATCGCCAACCGTCAATGGCACACCCATTTCTTCCAATTTGGCTAAGAAACTTTCTACGTGTTCCACAATAACATTTTTAATTAACACACCTTCACCAGCCGCTGCGGCTAAAGAAATGTACGTACCGACTTCAATACGATCAGGAATAACGGCATGCGTACAACCGATTAAATGTTCAACGCCATCAATACGAATAGTGTCCGTTCCGGCACCACGAATTTTAGCACCCATATTTGTCAACAATGTACACACATCAATAATTTCTGGCTCACGTGCCGCATTTTCAATAATGGTTCTACCACTTGCTTTAACGGCTGCTAAAATCGCATTAATTGTTGCACCAACAGAAACAACGTCCATAAAAATACGTGTCCCAATTAATCCGTTTTCTTTGGCATCTAAGGCAATCGCACCCTCTTGATTCGTCACAACGGCACCTAACGCTTCAAAACTTTTAATGTGTTGATCGATTGGACGTGGGCCTAAAAAGCATCCTCCAGGTAAGCCGATAACACCTTCTTTAAAACGTCCTAGCGTTGCACCCATAAAATAGTACGACGCCCGTAAACTTTGAATTTTACCCGTTGGCATCGGCTTTGATTCAATGTGTGTTGGATCAATTTTTAAAACGCCTTCTTTAAAGTCTGTTTTCACATTAAAATCATTTAAAATTTCGATTAATGCATGAACATCACTAATATCCGGTACGCCTTCCAATACGACAGGTGTATCCGCTAAAATAGTTGCCGGAATTAATGCCACCACACTATTTTTTGCACCACTTATCGTTATTTCACCAGATAAAGCTTTTCCTCCGTTCACCACAATTTTTTTCATCTCTATTTCTCCTAAATTACATACACTTTTAACGATTATTTTATAATATTTCATTTACCTACAGCAAATGCCACACTATTATAAACGATTTACCAACAATACGATAGTCTTTTACATACTTTATCATTTTCATTTAACAAAAAACCTAGCCAAACAGCTAGGTTACCCTCGTTTAATATACGCTAACATATCTTCTGGCATAGGTGCTTCAATGGTGATGTGTTGTTGTTTAAACGGATGATAAAATCGAATTTGCTTACAATGTAACGCTTGTCGCTTCATCATGTCATCTTCTTTGGCGCCATATAAATTATCGCCAATTAGCGTTGCTTCTTTATAATTAAAATGCACCCGAATTTGATGTGTTCGTCCTGTGTGCAATTTAATCGCATACACATTGGCGTGTTGCAACTGCTCAATACACTCATATTCTGTTAAAGCATACTGTCCTTGTCCATCGTAACCAATTTGACGAATCATAATCGTATCCGGTGCCATAGCAATATTAGCTTCAATAAAACCTTTTTGCTCTAGCGCATTTGGCTTTTTCGCAATAGCAATATACGCTTTATCCACCGTACGATTTTTAAGTTGCTCATCAATTAACGCATGTGCAAAACGGTGCTTGGCTAACAACAACACTCCCGTTGTATCACGATCCAATCGTGTCACAACGTGAATGACTTGATTCGCATAGCCTTGCTTTTCATAGTACCCTTTAATGCGATTGGCCATAGAATATAAAGGGTGATTAAAGGACGGAATAGACGCCACACCCGACGGCTTATTCACAGCAATATAATGGTCATCTTCATACAATACATCTATTGGCATATCAACCCCTTGAATAATGCCTTGTACGCCTTCATTTGGTATTGTAATCGTGACAACATCTCCTAAAGAAAGCAAATATCTAACCGTTTGTTCAATACCATTGACACATATTTTGCCACCGTCATATTTAATGTTTGTCAACAACCGGCGCGATACACCCTGTTGTTTCAAAAACATCTTCACCGTTATACGTTCTTCGTGCGTATAACGCCATTCAAATTGCATATTATTTCTCCAATTTTACAAAGTTATATTTTCGCCTTGTTGGTTTTACCGATAACGCCTCGCGATCAATTTCACCAATAAATGCAGATTCAACGCGTTTCCAAAAATCAATATTTTTGAAATCTTTAAAATACACCCGCTGATGAGATAATGTAATAACAATCTCTTTTGTGTTTTCCATATCAATAAAATAAGGCTCAAAATTATCAATCACCATTACTGGTGTAATGGCACGTTTAATGACCAATTTTACACGATCGCTTGCTGGTAAGATTAAAGGGGAACCAATCGTGCGGTACACCGTATTATTAAGTGCTGTCATCTCTGTTAATTGCATGGCATCTAAACCGGGATGCAGTACCGCTCCACCTAACGATTTACTAATGGCTGTTGAACCTGTCGGTGTAGATAAGCAAATACCATCTCCACGAAACACTTCAAATAAATCGTCATTAATGTACACTTCACACACAAGCGTTCCGCTAATCGTTTTTAGTGTCATTTCATTTAATGCCAATTGGTCGTGCTGACCATTTTTATCACTGTATTGCACACTCAACAACGGATAAGAAACGTCGCCGTAATGTGCAACATTTTTTAAAAATGTAATTAAATCATTAATTTGTTGCGCTACAAAATCGGTATAAAAACCAAGATGCCCCGTATGTACGGCAACAAATCGAGTAGTTTCTAATAGATGTTCATATTTATGAAAGGCACTTAACATCGTACCATCTCCGCCAATAGACACAACCACATCGGGTGTGCTAGAATCAAATACAAATGAGGTGCCTTTTAAGCGACTTTTTAACGTTTCGGCTAATGCTACCGACATGTCTAAATTGTTGGAATGTATTGCGATTTTCATTTAAAAAACCTCCACTTTAGTTAATACAAGTTTATCATAAAACACATAAGAATACTTTAAAAATATATGAATTTGGTGACACGATGACACAGACGATTGAAAAAGAACTCAAAACAGCCATTTCTCTAGAACACTATACGTTATTATTAAATCATTTTAACGTTAATCCTACCCATTATATCAAACAACACAATTTATATTACGACACAACAGATGGCAAACTTCGTCAAAACAAGGCGGGATTACGCGTGCGTCTTGTCGATACGACTGCAGAATTCACACTAAAAGAATCGATCCGCACACACGAAAAATTAGAAACGACCGATACGTTTGAACTTTTGCAAATGACACCACACACTTTTGTATCGGGTGACGTGTCTGAAAAGTTATTAAAAACGTATCATATTTCATTGGACGCACTAACTGTTATCGGTGAACTCATTAATGAACGTTACGAAATACATGCTCCGGAAGGGATTTGGGCAATAGATAAAAGTCACTTTCCATCTGGCGTCACATATGAATTGGAGTTCGAGTACACCACAACACCACAGCCGTTTTACGACTTACTCAAACAATTGTCTATCCCGTATGTTAAAGTGGCGTCCAAACTTTCAAGGGCGTTATTTCAATCGACTCAAGCAAAATAATCGCCATTTCAAATGAGAGTTGCTATAATAGTCATAATAAAACTTCCAAGAGGCACAATATGTCAACCTTAGACAAAAAAGAAAACAACCTTTACGCATCGTCTGTTCTCGATGTGTATTTATTTGTGAATCCCATTGATACGTTTTGCCATTGCAACGTCAATCAGCTCATTACGGCAATGTCTTGCAAACCCGTTAAAACGTATTTTCATATTATTCCGTATCAAAATCAAGAAATTATTGATCGCTACATTAAAGCGCATCAATTACCTTTGACTGATTTGACGTTACGAAAAAATATTATGCATACGACACAATCGATTACACGTTTATTTAAAGCGGCAACGTGTCAAGGTAAGAAAAAAGCAAGACTATTTTTATATCACTTAAATCCGTACACACAAGCATATGGTCACCAATTGACAAATGAGATGATGCTAAATGCGGCAAAAAAAGCAAATCTGGATATTGATATGCTCATTAGTGACGCACATTCACAAACCGTCAGTCATCTTATTGAAAAAGATTTAAAGATGGCAAAGCACTACACCGTATCGCGTGCCCCAAGTGTTATTATTTTTGATAGTTTATGCGATGATGGTATTTTATTAGAAAACACCGTATCCGTAGATGATATTTTATATGCCGTACAATCAAATGTGCAATTTAAAATCAAATAAACGTCTCTTGTTGTTCATCAGGAGGCGTTTTTATCTGTTCACTTTTTCTGTTATCTTTTAACAAATCATCACGTGAATTTTACGTACCTAGGCAGTTTCATTGACAATTTCACAATTTCTTTAGATAATAACACTATGCTTACGGGGACGTTACGGATTCGACAGGCATAGTTTGAACAATGAAGGCAATTCGTAGGTTGCGTCTACGTTAAAACGCTACAGTTAAATATAACTGCAAACACAAACAAAACTTTTGCTTTCGCTGCTTAATAACCAGCGTTGCAAGATTAGCCTAGCTTCTCCCATGAGTTAGTCGCTAGTCTTAGATTAGTGGGATACGTTGCAAACTTCCGTTTGTAGTGCGCAAAAGAGATTAATCAAACTAGCAAAATGAACGCCTGTTTACTGGCTAGCATTGAGCGAAATTTAAATGAGTAAACTATAATTGTAGAATTTGTTGTGGCAATATGTTTGGACGCGGGTTCGACTCCCGCCGTCTCCATACAAAAAACGCTGTTTCTTATCGAAACGGCGTTTTTTCGTTATCTCATTTTTAAGGTTGTTGGTATCAATATGATACCGAACCAATAAACAATCGTTATTTAATTAAGCAATATGCCCCATCATCACCAATAAAGCAGACATAATCGGAATACTAATTAAAATACTTAAAGATGATACCGCTCCAGAAAGCTCTGTATCCCCTTTTATTGAATGGATAAATGCTGTCGACACAATGGGTATAGGTGTAAAAACAAGTAATACCAATATTTGTTTTAAATCGATGGGTAACGGTAAAACAAAATAAACGATGCTAGCTAAAATAGCTGAAACGCAATAACGTGAGAGTAAAATTTTAACCATACGATTTAAAAAATGTTTATCCAATCGAATATCAATCGCTAAACCTAACATGAGCATCGCCACCATTGTTGTCGCTTGTCCAAAAGGTTTTGCTAACTCTAATACAAATTCTGGTGTTGGAATGTGTAGCAGTCCTAATAAAATCATCACTAAATACGTTAAAATGGCGACTTGAGAAAACACCATTTTTAAAAGAGTTGAAAAACGAAAACGGTTTTTTGTATGCAATTGTGACTGCGCAACGGCTAGCGATCCACCTAATACAATAAAGCTATTTCCAATATCAAATAAAGCGGTGGCTAAGACGGCACTACCCGAGAAAAAATTTTGAATAAATGGTAACCCAAACGCACCAATGTTATAACCTGAGTACGAAATGACCGCTTCTGCACGTTGTTGAGCTGACGTGTTACGATATTGAAATAATGCCACCAATAAATAAATTATCGGAAATACAATCCCTAATCCTATTAAAAGTAATTGTTTCAACTCTATTTTAATATTTGCCAAACTCATAATAATCAGTCCCGGAGAAGTCACTTTTAACATCAATTTCGATAATAATTTTAACGCATGGTCATCTAAAAATTGTGTCCGTTTAAAAACATACCCTACTAAAATAATAAAATAAAATACACACGCTTTTACAATTACTGTTTCCATTTTTCATCCTTATACAAAATATTTCTTTAATTTTTCTAACTCATCCCCTTTTAATCGACGATACTCGCCCTCTTTCAATGTTTCATCCAACACTAACGGTCCCAGTGTTAGACGCTGCAATTCGATAACTTTTACCCCAACACATAAAAACATCTTTTTTACTTGATGATACTTCCCCTCGTGTATCTCCACTTTAGCATAAGATGCTGTTTCACTTGAGGATAAAATTTCTAACTTAGCACTTTTGCATCGCGTCCCGTCATGAAAAACAACACCCTTTTCAAACACTTCAACCGCTGATTCATCTAAAAAACCATTAACCGTAACGGCATAAACTTTAGAGACATCGTACTTTTCTTGAATTAAACGATACCCTAATCGCCCATTGGTCGTCAACAACACTAACCCCGTCGTATCCGCATCTAACCGCCCAACTGGATGCAACCCATCACAACGATCTTTTTCATCAATTAAGTCAATCACCGTCTGTTTTTTGTCGTCTTTTACAGCAGTCACAACATTTTTTGGTTTATTTAACATGTAATAGACATCACTATTATTTGGTAAAATTTTCCCATTAACAACGACACGTTGTATTGTCGTATCCACCGTTAAATTTTCTTGCATCACCACATGACCATCTACACTAACTTGCTTTGAAAAAAGCAACCGCTTAATGTCCCGTTTCGAGCCAAAACCATGTTTCATTAATAATTTATCTAATCGCATGTCGCCATTATAACACAACAAGCAAAAATCTTTCACATCAATCTGAAATATGCGATAATCAAAAAAAACATTTGGAGGAACTTATGGAAAACTTTACAAAACACGTATCCGTATTACACGAAACAACTGTAGAACATGCAAAAGAAACCATTGCCAACAAACAAAGCGCTACCTATTTCATCGGCCGTGGCACTTGTCCATATTGTCGTAAATTTGCTGGAAAATTATTCGATGTTGTCAACGAAACAAAAGCAACAATCTACTATATTAATAGTGAAGCCGTTGGTCAAGAAGACGCTTTAAAAGAATTTAGAAGTTTATACACCATTCCAACTGTACCGGGATTTGTTCAAGTGACAAATGGTGAAGTGTCTGTTAAATGTGATTCTTCTATGCCAATTGAAGACATTAAAGCATTTGCCCATTTAGCATAACATGAAACGTTCAACACTTTGTTGGACGTTTTTTATTATACTTTACAGTTTTTCATACGCTAATCATTTTTTTATGGTAAAATTTGAAAGACCATAATACAAAGGAGTTACTATGAGTATTTTAAATGTTGAAAAATTAACGCATGGTTTTGGCGAACGTGCAATTTTTAATGATGTGTCGTTCCGTTTACTCAAAGGCGAGCATATTGGTTTAATTGGTGCGAACGGTGAAGGAAAATCGACCTTCATGAATATTATTACGGGAAAGCTACAACCTGATGAAGGGAAAGTTGAATGGAGCAAACGTGTACGTGTTGGCTATTTAGATCAACATACCGTTTTAGAAAAAGGATTATCCATTCGTGACGTCTTACGTAGCGCATTTGAGCATTTGTATGCTTACGAAACACGCTTAAATGAAGCTTATATGGAAATGAGCGATGCCGATGATACAAAAATGGCTGAATTGATGGAAGAAACGGGCGAGTTACAAGAACTATTGGAAACACACGACTTTTACATCATTGACGCCAAAGTTGAAGAAGTGGCACGTGCATTAGGCATTAATGATTTTGGTTTGGATACCGACGTTACCGAATTATCCGGTGGACAACGGACTAAAATTTTGTTGGCTAAACTACTATTGGAAAAACCCGATATTTTATTATTAGATGAACCAACAAACTATTTAGACGTGGAACACATTGAATGGTTGAAACGTTATTTAAATGAATACGAAAATGCCTTCATTTTAATTTCACACGACATCCCATTTTTAAATAGTGTCATCAATTTAATTTATCATATGGATAATCAAGAATTAACACGCTATGTTGGCGATTACGATAAATTTCAAGAAGTGTATGCCATGAAAAAAGCACAAATTGAAGCTGCCTACAACCGTCAACAAAAAGAAATTGCCGACTTAAAAGATTTTGTACAACGTAACAAAGCTCGTGTGGCAACACGTAATATGGCAATGTCCCGTCAAAAGAAATTGGATAAAATGGACATGATTGAATTGGTTCAAGAAAAACCAAAACCACAATTCAATTTCTTAACCTCACGTGCACCTGGACGCTACATTTTCCAAACCGAAAACTTAGTCATTGGGTATGACGCTCCATTGACCAAACCAATGCACTTAACAATGGAACGCGGGCAAAAAATTGCCATCACCGGTTCTAATGGAATTGGAAAATCAACACTTTTAAAAAGTCTACTCGGCATTATTCCTGCCATTGAAGGTACCGTTGAAAAAGGCGAATTTTTAGAGATTGGGTACTTCGAACAAGAAATGTCAGGCGATATGTCCAAAACGTGCTTAAACGAAATTTGGGATACTTTCCCTTACATGAACCAAGCCGAAGTGCGCGCTGCTCTTGCAAAATGTGGATTAACAACAAAACACATTGAAAGCCAAGTCAAAGTATTATCTGGTGGTGAGCAAGCGAAAGTACGCCTATGCAAATTACAAAACAACGAAAGCAATGTTTTAATTTTGGACGAGCCAACAAACCACTTAGATGTAGATGCCAAAGACGAATTAAAACGTGCTTTACAAGCATACAAAGGTAGCATTTTAATGGTATGCCACGAACCTGAATTTTACGAAGGATTAGTCAGTGATGTTTGGGACTTTTCCGGATACTCTATTAAAAAAGGCTAAATAGTACATCAATAGCACCCCAAAAGTTAATCACTTTTGGAGTGCTTTTACTTTTGTATAAAACAATAATTCAAAAGTATTTAAAGCGTTTTCATACCGTTATTTTCAAATTAATACTTTAATCACTGTTAGAAAATGTAAGTCATTTTCATTTTGAAAAAACTATTGAAAAAAATGAAAAAACGCGTTATACTCTTTTTTGTTAAAAAAATAACAAGGAGGACAGACATGAATTTTTTCAAAGTCTTACAAGATACTTTAAGTAATCAAAGTATCACAACAGCAATCGTTGCAAGTTTAGCGATTATTTTACTTGGATTTTATCTAAGAAGAAAGGGAACATTTACTGCTGACACTGGTAAAGTGTTAACTCACGTTGCATTAAGCGTATCTATCCCTGCATTAGCATTCCGTTCTTTTTTAGTGGACATTAAAAAAGAAACATTCCAACAAGGAATTAACATTTTAATTTGGGGTTTCCTAATTTACATTTTATTAATTTTTGTAACAATGCCATTATTTGCAAAGTTTAAAGGAAACCAACAAGATACTTTACGTATGTTATCTATTTTTGGATCAACAACATTCTTTGGTTTACCAATCGTTTCAGCCATTTACGGTGCAGAAGGTGCATTATACGGATCAATTTTCAACATTGGTTACCGTG
This window encodes:
- a CDS encoding CYTH domain-containing protein; translated protein: MTQTIEKELKTAISLEHYTLLLNHFNVNPTHYIKQHNLYYDTTDGKLRQNKAGLRVRLVDTTAEFTLKESIRTHEKLETTDTFELLQMTPHTFVSGDVSEKLLKTYHISLDALTVIGELINERYEIHAPEGIWAIDKSHFPSGVTYELEFEYTTTPQPFYDLLKQLSIPYVKVASKLSRALFQSTQAK
- a CDS encoding DsbA family protein; the protein is MSTLDKKENNLYASSVLDVYLFVNPIDTFCHCNVNQLITAMSCKPVKTYFHIIPYQNQEIIDRYIKAHQLPLTDLTLRKNIMHTTQSITRLFKAATCQGKKKARLFLYHLNPYTQAYGHQLTNEMMLNAAKKANLDIDMLISDAHSQTVSHLIEKDLKMAKHYTVSRAPSVIIFDSLCDDGILLENTVSVDDILYAVQSNVQFKIK
- a CDS encoding 16S rRNA pseudouridine(516) synthase, producing the protein MRLDKLLMKHGFGSKRDIKRLLFSKQVSVDGHVVMQENLTVDTTIQRVVVNGKILPNNSDVYYMLNKPKNVVTAVKDDKKQTVIDLIDEKDRCDGLHPVGRLDADTTGLVLLTTNGRLGYRLIQEKYDVSKVYAVTVNGFLDESAVEVFEKGVVFHDGTRCKSAKLEILSSSETASYAKVEIHEGKYHQVKKMFLCVGVKVIELQRLTLGPLVLDETLKEGEYRRLKGDELEKLKKYFV
- a CDS encoding thioredoxin; amino-acid sequence: MENFTKHVSVLHETTVEHAKETIANKQSATYFIGRGTCPYCRKFAGKLFDVVNETKATIYYINSEAVGQEDALKEFRSLYTIPTVPGFVQVTNGEVSVKCDSSMPIEDIKAFAHLA
- a CDS encoding ABC-F family ATP-binding cassette domain-containing protein; translation: MSILNVEKLTHGFGERAIFNDVSFRLLKGEHIGLIGANGEGKSTFMNIITGKLQPDEGKVEWSKRVRVGYLDQHTVLEKGLSIRDVLRSAFEHLYAYETRLNEAYMEMSDADDTKMAELMEETGELQELLETHDFYIIDAKVEEVARALGINDFGLDTDVTELSGGQRTKILLAKLLLEKPDILLLDEPTNYLDVEHIEWLKRYLNEYENAFILISHDIPFLNSVINLIYHMDNQELTRYVGDYDKFQEVYAMKKAQIEAAYNRQQKEIADLKDFVQRNKARVATRNMAMSRQKKLDKMDMIELVQEKPKPQFNFLTSRAPGRYIFQTENLVIGYDAPLTKPMHLTMERGQKIAITGSNGIGKSTLLKSLLGIIPAIEGTVEKGEFLEIGYFEQEMSGDMSKTCLNEIWDTFPYMNQAEVRAALAKCGLTTKHIESQVKVLSGGEQAKVRLCKLQNNESNVLILDEPTNHLDVDAKDELKRALQAYKGSILMVCHEPEFYEGLVSDVWDFSGYSIKKG